Proteins from a genomic interval of Lysobacter arenosi:
- the rsmB gene encoding 16S rRNA (cytosine(967)-C(5))-methyltransferase RsmB produces the protein MARPDQTSGASHSGAASRAAAARVLDAVLHHGRSLKAELALALPRIADPRDRALVEAICFAVLRQPARFESALLAWVSRPLPKRDSELKALLFVGFAQLDPLGLPAHAAVAATVEAARTLGRRHQAGMVNALLRRAQREGLPAGEPHAHWPKWLRDQINRDWPDDAEAILDASAAEPPMWLRVNRRQQSRDDYRARMHEAGIEAQVDERLPDALRLDTPAAVAALPGFAEGAASVQDASAQLVVEALAAPPSGRVLDACAAPGGKTAHLLERDASLRLVALDIDAQRLDRMRSGFTRLRLGDRVQLLAADAADTQAWWDGTPFNAVLLDAPCSATGIIRRQPDVLQHRRASDLTALVATQARLLDALWATVAPGAVLLYATCSILKAENEAQVDAFLARTPDAVAEPLDERFGRPSGAGRQRLPGELGCDGFFYARLRRKG, from the coding sequence ATGGCACGCCCTGACCAGACTTCCGGCGCCAGCCACAGCGGCGCCGCATCGCGCGCCGCCGCCGCACGCGTGCTTGACGCGGTGCTCCATCACGGCCGCTCGCTGAAGGCCGAGCTTGCGCTGGCCTTGCCGCGCATTGCCGATCCGCGCGACCGCGCGCTGGTGGAAGCTATCTGCTTTGCCGTGCTGCGCCAGCCGGCCCGTTTCGAGTCGGCGCTGCTGGCATGGGTGTCGCGTCCGTTGCCCAAGCGCGACAGCGAACTGAAAGCGCTGTTGTTCGTCGGCTTCGCCCAGCTCGATCCGCTCGGCCTGCCGGCCCATGCCGCGGTGGCGGCCACCGTCGAAGCCGCGCGCACGCTGGGTCGACGCCACCAGGCCGGCATGGTCAACGCGCTGTTGCGCCGCGCCCAACGCGAAGGCTTGCCGGCGGGCGAACCGCACGCACACTGGCCGAAGTGGCTGCGCGATCAGATCAACCGCGACTGGCCCGATGACGCCGAGGCCATCCTCGACGCCAGCGCCGCCGAGCCGCCGATGTGGCTGCGCGTGAACCGTCGCCAGCAGTCGCGTGATGACTACCGTGCCCGCATGCACGAAGCCGGCATCGAGGCGCAGGTCGACGAGCGATTGCCCGACGCATTGCGCCTGGACACGCCGGCCGCGGTCGCGGCGCTGCCCGGCTTCGCCGAAGGCGCTGCGTCCGTGCAGGACGCTTCCGCGCAGCTGGTGGTCGAGGCGTTGGCCGCGCCGCCTTCCGGGCGCGTGCTCGATGCCTGCGCCGCACCCGGCGGCAAGACCGCGCACCTGCTCGAGCGTGATGCCTCGCTGCGCCTGGTCGCACTCGACATCGACGCACAGCGCCTGGATCGCATGCGTTCGGGCTTCACCCGCCTGCGCCTGGGTGATCGCGTGCAACTGCTCGCCGCCGATGCCGCCGACACGCAGGCATGGTGGGACGGAACGCCGTTCAATGCGGTGCTGCTGGACGCGCCGTGTTCGGCCACCGGCATCATCCGCCGCCAGCCCGACGTGCTGCAGCACCGTCGCGCCTCCGACCTGACCGCACTGGTGGCGACGCAGGCGCGCCTGCTCGATGCGCTGTGGGCGACCGTCGCGCCGGGCGCGGTGCTGCTCTATGCGACGTGTTCGATCCTCAAGGCCGAGAACGAAGCGCAGGTCGATGCGTTCCTGGCGCGCACGCCGGACGCGGTCGCCGAACCCCTCGACGAACGATTCGGGCGGCCCAGCGGCGCCGGTCGCCAGCGCCTGCCGGGCGAACTGGGCTGCGATGGGTTCTTCTACGCGCGTTTGCGCAGGAAAGGCTGA
- the fmt gene encoding methionyl-tRNA formyltransferase: MRIVFAGTPDFAVPCLRAASQRGEVVAVYTQPDRPAGRGRELTPSPVKREALLRGIEVFQPENFKSIVSKDALRALKPDLMVVVAYGLILPQSVLDIPTYGCWNVHASLLPRWRGAAPIQRAIEAGDSESGVCLMQMEKGLDTGPVLLSQSLQIGAQETGGQLHDRLSALGAQVLADGLGLLRADIRPVPQPQPEEGVTYAHKLDKAEARLDWSQPATVLANKVRAFNPWPMAEAVVAGERLRLHGAVALDEAHGAGPHQVEPGSLLRAGRDGLDVACAAGVLRIRVLQRDGGKAITAADYLNGRPDLR; this comes from the coding sequence ATGAGAATCGTTTTCGCCGGCACACCCGACTTCGCCGTGCCGTGCCTGCGCGCGGCCTCGCAGCGTGGTGAGGTCGTCGCCGTCTATACCCAGCCCGATCGCCCGGCCGGGCGCGGTCGCGAACTGACGCCGTCGCCGGTCAAGCGCGAAGCACTGCTGCGCGGCATCGAGGTCTTCCAGCCGGAGAACTTCAAGTCGATCGTGTCGAAGGACGCACTGCGCGCGCTGAAGCCGGACCTGATGGTGGTGGTGGCCTACGGCCTGATCCTGCCGCAGTCGGTGCTCGACATCCCCACTTACGGTTGCTGGAACGTCCACGCTTCGCTGCTGCCGCGCTGGCGCGGTGCTGCGCCCATCCAGCGCGCGATCGAAGCCGGTGACAGCGAATCGGGCGTGTGCCTGATGCAGATGGAGAAGGGCCTGGACACCGGGCCGGTGCTGCTCTCGCAGTCGCTGCAGATCGGCGCACAGGAAACCGGCGGCCAGTTGCACGATCGTCTTTCCGCGCTCGGTGCGCAGGTGCTCGCCGATGGCCTGGGACTGCTGCGTGCCGACATCCGGCCGGTGCCGCAGCCGCAGCCCGAGGAAGGCGTTACCTACGCGCACAAACTCGACAAGGCCGAGGCCCGCCTCGACTGGTCGCAGCCGGCGACGGTGCTGGCCAACAAGGTGCGCGCGTTCAATCCATGGCCGATGGCCGAGGCCGTCGTCGCCGGCGAGCGGTTGCGCCTGCATGGTGCGGTCGCGCTGGACGAAGCCCATGGCGCCGGCCCCCATCAAGTAGAGCCCGGATCCCTGCTTCGAGCCGGGCGCGATGGTCTCGATGTCGCCTGCGCGGCCGGCGTGCTGCGCATCCGCGTGCTGCAGCGTGACGGCGGCAAGGCGATCACCGCGGCCGATTACCTCAACGGCCGCCCGGACCTGCGCTGA